One Athene noctua chromosome 28, bAthNoc1.hap1.1, whole genome shotgun sequence DNA window includes the following coding sequences:
- the NEFM gene encoding neurofilament medium polypeptide, with protein sequence MSYTMEPLGNPSYRRVTETRATYSRASASPSSGFRSQSWSRGSGSTVSSSYKRPNLGGPRAAYGSTVLSSAESLDVSQSSLLNGAAELKLSRSNEKEQLQGLNDRFAGYIEKVHYLEQQNKEIEAELAALRQKHAGRAQLSDAYEQELRELRGALEQVSHEKAQIQLDSEHIEEDIQRLRERFEDEARLRDETEATIRALRKEMEEASLMRAELDKKVQSLQDEVAFLRGNHEEEVAELLAQLQASHATVERKDYLKTDLTTALKEIRAQLECQSDHNMHQAEEWFKCRYAKLTEAAEQNKEAIRSAKEEIAEYRRQLQSKSIELESVRGTKESLERQLSDIEERHNNDLSTYQDTIHQLENELRGTKWEMARHLREYQDLLNVKMALDIEIAAYRKLLEGEETRFSAFSGSITGPIFTHRQPSVTIASTKIQKTKIEPPKLKVQHKFVEEIIEETKVEDEKSEMEDALAAIAEEMAAKAQQEEQEEEKAEAAVEEEIVSEKAAAEQAAAPEEEEKEEEEAEEEEAAKSDAAEEGGSEKEEIEEKEEGEEAEEEVEEAEAKGKAEEVAAKVEKVKTPPAKSPPKSPPKSPVAEPAKAVQKEPAAEAGKEQKVEKGGEKPAKEEEKAASPEKPATPKVTSPDKAVTPEKAATPEKAVTPEKPRSPEKPATPEKPRSPEKPATPEKPRSPEKPASPVKDEKAVVEETITVTKVTKISAEIEKESRKEDIAVNGEVEDKKEEEESKEKEIEEEDKGVVTNGLDVSPIDDKGEKIVVTKKAEKIISEGGDSTTTYITKSVTVTQKVEEHEESFEEKLVSTKKVEKVTSHAVVKEIKETE encoded by the exons ATGAGCTACACCATGGAGCCCCTGGGCAACCCCTCGTACCGCCGGGTGACCGAGACCCGGGCGACCTACAGCCGCGCCAGCGCCTCCCCGTCCAGCGGGTTCCGCTCCCAGTCCTGGTCGCGGGGCTCGGGCAGCACCGTGTCCTCCTCCTACAAACGCCCCAACCTgggggggccgcgggccgccTACGGCTCCACGGTGCTGAGCTCGGCCGAGAGCCTGGACGTGAGCCAGTCCTCGCTGCTGAACGGCGCGGCGGAGCTGAAGCTGAGCCGCTCCAACGAGAAGGAGCAGCTGCAGGGGCTGAACGACCGCTTCGCCGGGTACATCGAGAAGGTGCACTacctggagcagcagaacaaggAGATCGAGGCGGAGCTGGCCGCGCTGCGGCAGAAACACGCCGGGCGGGCGCAGCTGAGCGATGCCTACGAGCAGGAGCTGCGGGAGTTGCGCGGGGCGCTGGAGCAGGTGAGCCACGAGAAGGCGCAGATCCAGCTGGACTCGGAGCACATCGAGGAGGACATCCAGCGCCTGCGGGAGCGCTTCGAGGATGAGGCGCGGCTGCGCGACGAGACGGAGGCCACCATCCGCGCCCTGCGCAAGGAGATGGAGGAGGCCTCGCTGATGCGGGCGGAGCTGGACAAGAAGGTGCAGTCGCTGCAGGACGAGGTGGCCTTCCTGCGGGGCAACCACGAGGAGGAGGTGGCCGAGCTGCTGGCGCAGCTCCAGGCGTCCCACGCCACGGTGGAGAGGAAGGACTACCTGAAGACCGACCTCACCACGGCGCTGAAGGAGATCCGCGCCCAGCTGGAGTGCCAGTCCGACCACAACATGCACCAGGCCGAGGAGTGGTTCAAGTGCCGCTACGCCAAGCTGACGGAGGCGGCCGAGCAGAACAAGGAGGCCATCCGCTCCGCCAAGGAGGAGATCGCCGAGTACCGCCGGCAGCTGCAGTCCAAGAGCATCGAGCTGGAGTCGGTGCGCGGCACCAAGGAGTCGCTGGAGCGGCAGCTCAGCGACATCGAGGAGCGCCACAACAACGACCTCAGCACCTACCAG GACACGATTCATCAGCTGGAGAACGAGCTTAGAGGAACGAAGTGGGAAATGGCACGTCACTTGAGGGAATACCAGGACCTCCTCAATGTCAAGATGGCCTTGGATATCGAAATTGCTGCATACAG GAAGCTACTGGAGGGTGAAGAGACAAGATTCAGTGCCTTCTCTGGAAGCATTACTGGACCCATATTCACGCACAGACAACCATCTGTCACAATAGCATCCactaaaattcagaaaacaaaaatagaaccACCGAAGCTGAAGGTCCAGCATAAGTTTGTAGAAGAAATCATTGAAGAGACGAAGGTAGAGGATGAAAAGTCTGAAATGGAAGATGCCCTAGCAGCTATTGCAGAAGAAATGGCAGCCAAAGCCCAGCAAgaagaacaggaggaagaaaaagcagaagcagctgtagaggaagaaattgtttctgaGAAGGCGGCTGCAGAACAAGCAGCTGCAcctgaggaagaagagaaggaggaagaggaagcagaggaggaggaagctgcaAAATCTGACGCAGCAGAAGAAGGAGgttctgaaaaagaagaaatagaggaaaaggaagaaggggaggaggctGAGGAAGAGGTGGAAGAAGCTGAGGCCAAGGGCAAAGCTGAAGAAGTAGCAGCAAAGGTAGAGAAGGTCAAAACACCTCCCGCAAAGTCACCCCCTAAATCCCCCCCTAAATCCCCTGTCGCGGAGCCAGCCAAGGCCGTCCAGAAAGAaccagctgcagaagcaggaaaaGAACAGAAGGTGGAGAAAGGTGGTGAGAAACCAgccaaggaggaggagaaagcggCATCTCCGGAGAAGCCAGCGACACCAAAGGTAACCTCTCCAGACAAGGCTGTGACCCCAGAGAAAGCTGCAACCCCAGAGAAAGCTGTGACCCCGGAGAAGCCCCGCTCCCCGGAAAAGCCAGCAACCCCCGAAAAACCCCGCTCCCCAGAAAAGCCAGCGACTCCGGAGAAGCCCCGTTCTCCAGAGAAGCCAGCCTCCCCCGTCAAAGATGAAAAGGCTGTGGTGGAGGAGACCATCACTGTCACAAAGGTAACAAAAATTAGCGCAGAGATAGAGAAGGAGTCGAGGAAAGAAGACATTGCAGTGAATGGTGAGGTGGAGGataaaaaggaagaggaggaatccAAAGAGAAGGAGATTGAGGAGGAAGACAAGGGCGTTGTCACCAATGGCCTAGATGTGAGCCCAATTGATGATAAAGGTGAGAAAATTGTAGTAaccaaaaaagcagagaaaatcatTAGTGAAGGTGGGGACAGTACAACCACATATATCACGAAGTCGGTGACAGTCACTCAGAAGGTAGAGGAACATGAAGAAAGCTTTGAGGAGAAATTAGTGTCCACCAAGAAAGTGGAGAAAGTTACTTCACATGCTGTAGTAAAAGAGATTAAAGAGACCGAATAA